The Gillisia sp. Hel_I_86 genome has a segment encoding these proteins:
- a CDS encoding Hsp20/alpha crystallin family protein translates to MNLIKRNEDEWLPSVFDDIFKNDWSGGTSNVGNIGTRIPAANIQETDENFFVAVAAPGKSKKQFNIELDNNVLTISSEEKLEHESTDTNGRFTRKEFNYTNFRRAFSLPESVESEKISAAYKDGVLEIKLPKKEEAKQRAKRMIEIK, encoded by the coding sequence ATGAATTTAATTAAGAGAAATGAAGATGAATGGTTACCATCTGTTTTTGACGATATTTTCAAGAACGATTGGTCCGGTGGTACCTCAAATGTAGGAAACATTGGTACTCGTATTCCTGCGGCGAATATTCAGGAAACCGATGAGAATTTTTTTGTTGCGGTTGCAGCACCTGGAAAATCCAAAAAACAATTCAATATCGAATTGGATAACAATGTACTAACCATCTCTTCTGAAGAAAAATTAGAACATGAATCTACCGATACTAACGGAAGATTTACAAGAAAAGAATTTAATTACACTAATTTTAGGAGAGCCTTTAGTTTGCCTGAATCGGTAGAAAGCGAGAAAATCTCTGCTGCTTATAAGGATGGAGTCCTGGAAATTAAACTTCCTAAGAAGGAAGAAGCCAAACAACGGGCAAAACGAATGATTGAAATTAAGTAA
- a CDS encoding nucleoid-associated protein — protein MINLYNAQIESLSIHRVGNKSRNENIFLSGAPFELNDEIAPLIKEYFLKSFREKEENYYQFAHETDLEFNELYNLANQIFDAPETVHEVSKKITTLLFEQSSHPHIKSGEVYVVYFENMLLDNEKVSAIGIFKSELKHDFLQFQENGSLLEMVIQQGINLQKMDKGALIFNKNRTEGYKILSVDSNRYDTKYWLENFLGVDVLADENFYTKKYLKFCQNFAKDVVLPAEDKKEEVMFMNRSVDYFAKNDAFEETNFLNSVIDNPDLIPEFRNYKQEKAPKYKIEDLTEFNIANAAVTSARKSIKNTINLDTNIQIKMDFINPESAQKFVEKGWDEEKQMYYYLVYFNKEEKS, from the coding sequence ATGATCAACCTATATAACGCACAAATCGAGTCCCTTTCTATTCATAGGGTTGGAAATAAGAGCAGAAACGAAAATATTTTCCTTTCTGGTGCTCCCTTCGAATTGAATGATGAAATCGCTCCTTTGATCAAAGAATATTTCTTGAAATCTTTCAGGGAAAAAGAAGAGAATTATTATCAGTTTGCCCATGAAACCGATTTGGAATTCAATGAGTTATATAACTTGGCAAATCAAATTTTTGATGCTCCCGAGACGGTCCATGAGGTTTCAAAAAAAATAACCACTTTATTATTTGAGCAATCCTCCCATCCGCATATTAAAAGTGGGGAGGTGTATGTTGTTTATTTTGAAAACATGCTGTTGGATAATGAAAAGGTTTCAGCGATCGGGATCTTTAAATCTGAATTAAAACATGATTTTCTTCAGTTTCAAGAAAATGGTTCATTGCTGGAAATGGTAATTCAACAAGGGATCAACCTCCAAAAAATGGATAAAGGAGCCTTGATCTTCAATAAAAATAGGACTGAAGGCTACAAGATCCTTTCCGTAGATTCCAATAGATATGACACCAAATACTGGTTGGAAAATTTTCTTGGCGTAGATGTATTGGCAGATGAAAATTTCTATACCAAGAAATATTTAAAATTTTGCCAGAACTTTGCAAAAGATGTGGTGCTCCCTGCCGAAGACAAAAAAGAAGAAGTGATGTTCATGAACAGAAGTGTGGATTATTTCGCGAAAAACGACGCTTTTGAGGAAACCAATTTCTTGAATTCCGTAATCGACAATCCAGATTTAATTCCTGAGTTTAGAAATTACAAACAAGAAAAAGCGCCAAAATATAAAATTGAAGATCTAACTGAATTTAATATTGCAAACGCGGCCGTCACTTCCGCAAGAAAGTCTATTAAAAACACCATTAATTTGGATACCAACATTCAAATTAAAATGGATTTTATCAATCCGGAATCTGCCCAGAAATTTGTTGAAAAAGGATGGGATGAGGAAAAACAGATGTATTACTACCTGGTATACTTCAATAAAGAAGAAAAGAGTTAA
- a CDS encoding ABC transporter ATP-binding protein, protein METILTINQLTKKYGSLTAVNNLSFTIKKGNVYGILGPNGSGKSTTLGMVLNVVNKTSGDFHWFDGSNSTHEALKKVGAIIEHPNFYPYMTAAQNLALVCKIKEISKNKIEEKLEIVGLLDRKDSKFRTFSLGMKQRLAIASALLNDPEILILDEPTNGLDPQGIHQIREIIRKIASMGTTILLASHLLDEVEKVCTHVVIIRKGIKLYSGRVDEMNASHGFFELKANDLVKLQQLLEDHPSIGKITVNEGLLTAILEEPMNADDLNSFLHQRGMTLSYLVKRKESLEEQFLQLTNQTAQ, encoded by the coding sequence TTGGAAACAATTCTTACTATAAATCAGCTTACCAAAAAATATGGAAGTTTAACAGCGGTAAACAACCTATCCTTTACAATTAAGAAAGGGAATGTTTATGGCATTTTAGGGCCTAACGGAAGCGGAAAATCCACCACCTTGGGAATGGTGCTAAATGTGGTAAATAAAACCAGTGGGGATTTCCATTGGTTCGACGGTTCCAATTCTACCCATGAAGCCTTAAAGAAAGTAGGGGCTATTATCGAGCATCCTAATTTCTATCCTTATATGACCGCGGCCCAAAACCTTGCATTGGTTTGTAAGATCAAGGAGATCTCAAAAAACAAAATTGAAGAGAAACTTGAGATTGTAGGACTGCTGGATAGAAAAGATAGTAAATTTAGGACCTTCTCTTTAGGGATGAAACAACGCTTGGCGATCGCCTCTGCCCTCTTGAACGATCCGGAAATCCTGATTTTAGATGAGCCCACCAACGGCTTGGATCCACAAGGCATCCATCAAATTAGAGAGATTATTCGAAAAATCGCATCCATGGGCACCACTATTCTTTTGGCCTCTCATTTATTGGATGAAGTAGAAAAAGTTTGCACCCATGTGGTGATTATTAGAAAAGGCATTAAACTGTATAGCGGCAGAGTGGATGAAATGAATGCTAGTCATGGCTTTTTCGAGCTAAAAGCAAATGATCTGGTCAAACTTCAGCAATTGTTGGAAGATCATCCCTCTATTGGAAAAATTACCGTAAACGAAGGGCTTTTAACTGCTATTTTGGAAGAACCCATGAACGCCGATGATTTAAACTCGTTCCTCCATCAAAGAGGAATGACACTCTCCTATTTGGTAAAAAGAAAAGAAAGCCTGGAAGAGCAATTTTTACAATTAACCAACCAAACCGCCCAGTAG
- a CDS encoding ABC transporter permease encodes MLRLLQIELHKLKYSRSAKILISTYFILITFIALIASIEFDLGPVHFRLADQGIFNFPFIWHFNSYIAAVLKLFLAIVIVSMMSNEYSHRTLKQNLIDGLSKKEFVLSKFITVLLFAVISTLFLVIVTLLLGYSFSDYTEVSIVFSDMEYIVGYFIKLLGFFSFCMFIGILIKRSAFALGFLFIWWIFEGILYGVLNFRLFRDSDVPENIMQFFPLTAMSNIVVEPFSRLNFIKTAATQIGEELDKDYGVHWYQLLIVIVWTLIFVYLSFALLKKRDL; translated from the coding sequence ATGTTACGATTATTACAAATAGAATTACACAAATTAAAATATAGCAGATCGGCCAAGATCCTTATTAGCACCTATTTTATCTTAATTACTTTTATTGCCTTGATCGCTTCTATAGAATTTGATTTGGGGCCTGTACATTTTAGGTTAGCAGATCAAGGAATTTTTAACTTTCCTTTTATTTGGCATTTCAACAGTTATATAGCCGCTGTTTTAAAGCTGTTTCTGGCCATAGTTATAGTTTCTATGATGTCGAACGAATATAGCCATAGAACGCTGAAACAAAACCTTATTGATGGTTTAAGCAAAAAGGAATTTGTTTTATCAAAATTCATCACAGTGCTTTTATTTGCTGTAATATCAACACTTTTCTTGGTAATTGTCACCCTTCTGTTAGGATATTCATTTTCAGATTACACCGAAGTATCCATTGTATTTTCAGATATGGAATACATAGTGGGGTATTTTATCAAACTCTTGGGGTTTTTCTCATTCTGTATGTTCATAGGGATTTTAATAAAGCGTTCTGCCTTTGCTTTAGGCTTTCTGTTTATTTGGTGGATCTTCGAAGGAATTCTATACGGAGTATTAAATTTTAGATTGTTTAGGGATAGTGACGTTCCTGAGAATATTATGCAGTTCTTTCCTTTAACCGCCATGAGCAATATTGTGGTTGAACCCTTTTCCCGGTTAAATTTCATTAAAACAGCAGCCACACAAATTGGGGAAGAATTGGACAAAGATTATGGGGTGCATTGGTATCAGTTATTAATTGTAATAGTTTGGACGCTTATCTTTGTATATTTATCCTTTGCCCTTTTGAAGAAAAGAGACCTATAA
- a CDS encoding COX15/CtaA family protein, which produces MKDNKKVVYWLFLGCFLIFIMVIVGGITRLTHSGLSISDYKLISGTIPPLNEQEWMAAFELYKQYPEYQKLHTHFGLEDFKDIYFWEWFHRVIGRLIGIIFLIPFLYFIFTRQLSKPTIKKSLILLGLGAFQGFLGWYMVKSGLVDMPWVSHYRLAMHLTTAFITFAYALWVALDLIYPEKKPIEVPFRNLIRWGMGLLLLQIIWGAFVAGLDAGWIHNTWPLMNEGKLIHETVYVEKSPLWKNFVEGKSGVQFIHRYLAYLVVAVIIFIWYRSKKMVLTLPQKNGISALLFLVFLQFLLGVLTLVYAVPTWLGVSHQIGAFFLLAAMTFTLHRFTK; this is translated from the coding sequence ATGAAAGACAATAAAAAGGTAGTTTACTGGCTCTTCTTGGGCTGTTTCCTCATTTTTATTATGGTAATTGTAGGGGGAATCACCCGTTTAACACACTCGGGCCTATCCATTTCAGACTATAAGCTTATAAGTGGGACGATTCCACCATTAAATGAACAGGAATGGATGGCTGCTTTTGAACTTTACAAACAATACCCCGAGTATCAAAAATTGCATACTCATTTTGGTCTTGAAGATTTTAAAGATATTTACTTTTGGGAATGGTTCCATAGGGTAATTGGCAGGTTGATTGGAATAATTTTTTTAATCCCTTTCCTGTATTTTATTTTTACCCGCCAACTCTCCAAGCCGACAATAAAAAAATCCCTTATTTTACTTGGACTTGGGGCTTTTCAGGGTTTTTTGGGCTGGTATATGGTAAAAAGTGGGTTGGTGGATATGCCCTGGGTAAGCCATTATAGATTGGCGATGCACTTAACCACTGCATTTATAACCTTTGCATATGCTTTATGGGTAGCATTGGACCTCATTTATCCCGAAAAAAAACCTATAGAAGTCCCATTTAGAAACCTAATTAGATGGGGAATGGGTCTCTTATTGTTGCAAATAATCTGGGGCGCGTTTGTTGCAGGATTGGATGCCGGCTGGATCCATAATACCTGGCCACTTATGAATGAAGGTAAATTGATTCACGAAACCGTGTATGTTGAAAAATCCCCTCTTTGGAAAAACTTTGTGGAAGGAAAAAGCGGGGTGCAGTTTATTCATAGATATCTCGCATATCTGGTTGTGGCGGTAATAATTTTTATCTGGTATAGATCCAAAAAGATGGTTTTAACGCTTCCCCAAAAGAATGGGATATCTGCATTATTGTTCTTGGTATTCCTTCAATTTTTACTTGGTGTGCTCACCCTAGTGTACGCCGTGCCTACCTGGCTTGGGGTCTCACACCAGATAGGAGCATTTTTTCTACTGGCGGCAATGACTTTTACCTTGCACAGATTTACTAAATAG
- a CDS encoding IS1096 element passenger TnpR family protein has protein sequence MVYRFRVILDTQDDVFRDIEILEESTLEDFHNAIVNAFGFDGNEMAAFYISDEEWNQGEEISQFDLGEDLGSVRLMNETTLDSVVSKKQRKLIYVYDFLSMWTFLIELADIAEIEDGRDYPNLMYVHGQIPADAPDKEFIADKNEYDDDDDSGLDLDNFDDLSYDDIWN, from the coding sequence ATGGTTTATAGATTTAGAGTTATTTTGGATACGCAAGATGACGTTTTTAGGGATATTGAAATATTGGAAGAGAGCACATTGGAAGATTTTCATAACGCTATCGTGAATGCTTTTGGTTTTGATGGAAATGAAATGGCAGCTTTTTACATTAGCGATGAGGAATGGAACCAAGGCGAAGAAATATCCCAGTTCGATCTTGGGGAAGACCTTGGCTCTGTTAGGTTAATGAACGAAACCACGCTGGATAGCGTAGTTTCTAAGAAGCAGAGGAAACTGATCTATGTGTACGATTTTCTAAGCATGTGGACATTCCTGATTGAATTGGCCGATATCGCTGAAATTGAAGATGGTCGGGATTACCCTAACCTGATGTATGTGCATGGCCAAATCCCTGCCGATGCGCCAGATAAAGAATTTATAGCCGATAAAAATGAGTATGATGACGACGATGATTCAGGTTTGGACCTCGACAACTTTGATGACCTTTCTTACGACGATATTTGGAACTAG
- the uvrB gene encoding excinuclease ABC subunit UvrB, with product MKFKIKSDYKPTGDQPQAIKKLVSGIDGNEQYQTLLGVTGSGKTFTVANVIEEIQRPTLVLAHNKTLAAQLYSEFKLFFPDNAVEYFVSYYDYYQPEAFIPSSGTYIEKDLSINEELEKLRLSTTSSLLSGRRDIIVVASVSCLYGIGNPVEFKKNVVSIEKDMHISRTKLLHRLVQSLYSRTEADFSHGNFRIKGDTVDVFPSYADNAFRIHFFGDDIEEIEEFDPKTNEVLEKYDKLNIYPANMFVTSPDVLQGAIREIQDDLVKQVDYFQDIGKHLEAKRLDERTNFDLEMIRELGYCSGIENYSRYLDGRLSGTRPFCLLDYFPDDYLMVVDESHVTIPQVHAMYGGDRSRKENLVDYGFRLPAAMDNRPLKFEEFEALQNQVIYVSATPADYELQKTEGIYIEQVIRPTGLLDPIIDVRPSLNQIDDLIEEIHLRTEKDQRVLVTTLTKRMAEELTKYLTRINVRCRYIHSDVDTLERVEIMQDLRKGIFDVLIGVNLLREGLDLPEVSLVAILDADKEGFLRSNRSLTQTIGRAARHLEGKAIMYADKITNSMQTTIDQTNYRREKQIAYNTKYNIEPKALIKAIESSLVGKKLDPYVIETAPTLKAAEKETEYFSKPQLAKRIRTKRKEMETAAKELDFMSAARLRDEIKMLQDKTKALS from the coding sequence ATGAAATTCAAAATCAAATCCGATTACAAACCTACCGGTGACCAACCACAAGCGATAAAAAAGCTGGTTTCAGGAATCGATGGAAACGAACAATACCAAACTTTATTGGGGGTCACCGGTTCCGGTAAAACCTTTACAGTTGCCAATGTTATTGAGGAAATTCAGCGACCAACGCTGGTTTTGGCACATAACAAGACACTTGCTGCGCAGCTTTATTCTGAATTCAAACTATTCTTCCCAGATAACGCTGTGGAATATTTTGTGAGTTATTATGATTATTATCAACCCGAAGCTTTTATTCCAAGTTCTGGAACCTATATAGAAAAAGATCTTTCCATCAACGAAGAACTCGAAAAGCTTCGTTTAAGCACTACCTCTTCCCTGCTAAGCGGAAGGCGTGATATTATTGTAGTGGCATCTGTTTCCTGTTTGTATGGAATTGGAAATCCTGTGGAATTTAAAAAGAATGTAGTTTCTATTGAAAAGGATATGCATATTTCCAGGACCAAATTGCTGCACAGGTTGGTTCAGAGTTTATATTCCAGAACTGAAGCAGATTTTAGCCATGGTAATTTCAGGATAAAAGGAGATACTGTAGATGTCTTTCCCAGTTATGCCGATAATGCCTTCAGGATTCACTTTTTTGGAGATGATATTGAAGAAATAGAAGAGTTTGATCCTAAAACCAATGAAGTCTTAGAGAAATACGATAAATTAAATATCTATCCTGCAAATATGTTCGTCACCTCTCCAGATGTGCTTCAAGGCGCCATCAGGGAGATCCAGGATGATCTTGTGAAGCAGGTTGATTATTTCCAAGATATTGGAAAACATTTAGAGGCAAAACGTTTGGATGAACGCACCAATTTTGACCTGGAAATGATTCGGGAACTGGGGTATTGTTCAGGGATCGAGAATTATTCCCGCTATCTGGATGGAAGGCTATCCGGCACTAGGCCATTCTGCTTATTGGATTATTTTCCAGACGATTATTTGATGGTGGTGGATGAAAGCCACGTTACCATTCCACAAGTACATGCTATGTATGGCGGTGACCGCTCCAGAAAAGAAAATTTAGTGGACTACGGATTTAGATTACCTGCTGCCATGGATAACCGACCTTTGAAATTCGAGGAATTTGAAGCCCTTCAAAATCAGGTGATTTATGTAAGTGCCACGCCTGCAGATTATGAACTACAAAAGACCGAAGGAATTTATATAGAACAAGTAATTAGGCCTACAGGATTGTTGGATCCTATTATAGATGTTCGTCCAAGTTTGAATCAGATAGACGATTTAATCGAGGAAATTCATCTTAGGACAGAAAAAGATCAGCGGGTATTGGTTACCACACTTACCAAAAGAATGGCCGAGGAATTGACCAAATATCTTACCCGCATAAATGTGAGATGTAGATATATCCATTCTGATGTGGATACGTTGGAACGTGTGGAAATTATGCAGGATCTACGAAAAGGGATTTTTGATGTGCTTATTGGAGTGAATTTATTGCGGGAAGGCTTAGATCTTCCAGAAGTATCATTAGTGGCTATTTTGGATGCAGATAAGGAAGGTTTTTTAAGAAGCAACAGATCGTTAACACAAACTATTGGTCGTGCTGCCAGGCATTTAGAAGGCAAGGCCATCATGTATGCAGATAAAATTACGAACAGCATGCAAACAACCATCGATCAAACCAACTACAGGCGCGAAAAACAGATCGCATACAATACAAAGTACAATATAGAGCCCAAGGCATTAATAAAAGCTATTGAAAGTTCTTTGGTAGGTAAAAAACTGGATCCTTATGTGATAGAAACTGCACCAACTTTAAAAGCAGCCGAAAAAGAAACAGAATATTTTAGCAAACCCCAATTGGCAAAACGAATTCGCACCAAACGGAAGGAAATGGAAACGGCGGCAAAAGAACTTGATTTTATGAGTGCGGCAAGACTGCGAGATGAAATTAAAATGCTTCAAGATAAAACCAAGGCATTAAGTTAA
- a CDS encoding T9SS type B sorting domain-containing protein: protein MKKIVVFYIIILASSPDFWAQSGLNDCNGAIKVCGDGALSTNANGVGIQELSGSNSCSSQENNSIWLEIEITKSGTLGFDLIPTRSDINVDYDFFIYGPNASCGNLGFAIRCSTTNPNAAGLSDNHTGMREGEMDISEGPGELGNSYVKPLDVLPGETYFIVIDRPIGSSPFNLNWTGSSTVGSFPFPDGPDVNPATDIEKCNANGITDFDVFTTQQEITTQNQTSISYFENLASAIDNSNPILGLYTSITPRKTIYARVENDVTGCYKIVDFDLIINDGPIINPTCTLNLCDIDFSGNEAVFLPTIDNEILNGLPANGYVMSYYGALADAQSKTNPLSENINTTGEQIFARVEELNNEQCYNISEVSLILNTPPQIENLNIAQAEVNANSNTITLNLGASEAYEYALNNIDGPYQTSNVFQNVESGFATLYIRDEQQCAIISTSIAVLGYDNYFTPNNDGINDLWKIKGLDKLLEGNDYISIFDRYGKLLKQLKSSDNGWDGTFNGKALPSDDYWFQASLRNGQEFKGHFSLIR, encoded by the coding sequence GTGAAAAAAATAGTAGTATTTTATATCATTATTCTTGCCTCCTCTCCCGATTTTTGGGCACAATCGGGCTTAAATGATTGCAATGGAGCAATCAAGGTTTGTGGGGATGGAGCTTTATCTACCAATGCAAACGGGGTTGGAATTCAAGAATTAAGCGGATCAAATTCTTGCAGCAGCCAAGAAAACAACAGTATTTGGCTGGAAATTGAAATCACCAAAAGTGGAACTTTGGGATTCGATCTTATTCCAACCAGATCTGATATTAACGTGGATTATGATTTCTTCATCTATGGACCCAATGCCAGTTGTGGAAATCTCGGTTTTGCCATTCGTTGTTCTACTACCAACCCAAACGCGGCTGGACTCTCAGATAATCATACAGGAATGCGGGAAGGAGAAATGGATATTAGTGAAGGACCGGGTGAATTGGGAAATAGTTACGTTAAGCCCTTGGATGTATTGCCAGGGGAAACCTATTTTATTGTAATAGACAGACCAATAGGTTCGAGTCCCTTCAATTTAAATTGGACAGGAAGTTCTACTGTGGGGTCATTCCCATTTCCCGATGGCCCAGATGTAAATCCTGCCACAGATATAGAGAAGTGCAATGCCAACGGGATCACAGATTTCGATGTTTTTACCACGCAACAGGAAATCACAACTCAAAACCAAACCAGTATCAGTTATTTTGAAAACCTTGCAAGTGCCATAGATAATTCAAATCCAATCTTGGGTTTATATACCAGTATTACGCCCAGAAAAACGATCTATGCCCGGGTAGAAAATGATGTAACGGGGTGTTATAAAATAGTGGATTTTGATCTTATCATTAATGACGGCCCCATTATCAATCCTACGTGCACCCTTAATTTATGCGATATTGATTTCAGCGGAAATGAAGCGGTCTTCCTACCAACAATAGATAATGAAATTTTAAATGGATTGCCCGCCAATGGATACGTCATGAGTTATTACGGAGCTCTGGCAGATGCGCAAAGTAAAACTAATCCACTTTCAGAAAATATAAACACAACAGGCGAGCAAATTTTTGCACGTGTGGAAGAGCTAAATAATGAGCAATGCTATAATATTTCTGAAGTAAGCCTTATTCTGAATACTCCTCCCCAAATTGAAAACCTCAATATCGCTCAAGCTGAAGTTAATGCAAACAGTAATACCATAACCTTAAATCTAGGGGCTTCTGAAGCTTATGAATATGCCTTGAACAATATTGATGGCCCTTACCAAACAAGTAACGTTTTTCAGAATGTAGAATCGGGGTTTGCAACGCTTTATATTCGCGATGAGCAGCAATGTGCCATTATTTCTACCAGTATTGCGGTACTGGGGTACGATAATTATTTTACTCCCAACAATGATGGAATCAACGACCTTTGGAAAATTAAAGGGCTTGATAAGCTATTGGAAGGCAATGATTATATCTCCATTTTTGACCGATATGGAAAATTATTGAAGCAGTTAAAAAGTTCGGATAATGGCTGGGATGGTACTTTTAATGGAAAGGCTTTGCCGTCCGACGATTATTGGTTCCAGGCTTCGCTTAGAAATGGACAAGAATTTAAGGGCCATTTTAGTCTTATTAGATAA